The Candidatus Omnitrophota bacterium genome has a segment encoding these proteins:
- the moaA gene encoding GTP 3',8-cyclase MoaA produces the protein MSTLDQLNRPLRDLRISVIDRCNFRCPYCMPAEQFHRTYEFLNKNEWLSFDEIDRLARVFVSLGVKKLRLTGGEPLLRPNIDELVRKLSTIEGVEDLALTTNGSMLAEWAGRLKAAGLKRLTVSLDTLDPDVFKQMNGNRGKVEDVLDGIKAAEAAGFKRIKFNVVIQRGVNDHTILDLVRHFRGTGHVLRFIEYMDVGNQNRWEYKYVVPSSEIVQMIQDVYPLERFDGTQDGETSERYRFKDGQGEIGFVSSVSHAFCGTCNRLRLSADGKMYTCLFATHGTDLLANLRNGADDAFLAHLIRVTWMKREDRYSELRSEHRQSNRNIPKVEMYHIGG, from the coding sequence ATGTCCACACTCGATCAACTTAATCGCCCACTAAGAGACCTGCGCATCTCCGTCATTGACCGCTGCAATTTTCGCTGTCCGTACTGCATGCCCGCGGAACAGTTCCACCGCACCTACGAATTTCTGAACAAAAACGAATGGCTGTCCTTTGATGAAATTGATCGGCTGGCGCGCGTTTTTGTTTCTTTAGGCGTCAAAAAACTGCGCCTCACCGGCGGCGAGCCCTTGTTGCGGCCCAACATTGACGAACTGGTCCGCAAATTATCCACCATTGAAGGGGTAGAAGACCTGGCCCTGACCACCAACGGTTCCATGCTGGCCGAATGGGCAGGGCGCTTAAAAGCCGCGGGCCTCAAACGCCTGACCGTGAGTTTGGATACCTTGGACCCGGACGTCTTTAAGCAAATGAACGGCAATCGGGGCAAGGTGGAGGATGTGCTGGACGGCATCAAAGCCGCCGAGGCGGCCGGTTTTAAACGCATCAAATTCAATGTCGTCATCCAACGCGGGGTCAATGACCATACCATTCTGGACCTGGTGCGGCATTTCCGCGGCACCGGCCACGTCCTGCGTTTCATTGAATACATGGACGTGGGCAATCAAAACCGCTGGGAATACAAGTATGTGGTGCCTTCGTCCGAAATTGTCCAAATGATCCAGGACGTCTATCCTTTGGAACGCTTTGACGGCACCCAGGACGGGGAAACCTCCGAGCGCTACCGTTTCAAGGACGGGCAGGGGGAGATCGGGTTTGTTTCCTCGGTCAGCCACGCTTTTTGCGGCACCTGTAACCGCCTGCGCCTCTCCGCCGACGGCAAAATGTACACCTGCCTTTTTGCCACCCACGGCACCGACCTGCTGGCGAACCTGCGCAACGGCGCCGACGATGCCTTCCTGGCCCATCTCATCCGCGTCACCTGGATGAAGCGCGAAGACCGTTATTCCGAACTGCGGTCCGAACATCGCCAATCTAATAGGAATATTCCTAAGGTTGAGATGTATCATATAGGTGGATGA
- a CDS encoding restriction endonuclease subunit S: MKLNYNKLGQYIKEVNERNSDLAITKLIGVSMEKTFISSVANIVDTDMSVYKILKKGQLACKLMSVGRDEKLPVDLYKNDEPAIVSSAYYVFEPIDNKILLSEYLFMWLCRPENDRYIGFISGGDVRGGISWETFCDIPIKVPHPAKQKEIVKEYNAIVKRIAFNSQFIQKLEETAQAIYKQWFVDFEFPNESRKPYRSNNGEMEFNEKLEREIPKGWKVDVISKLVTVKDGTHDSPEPTEVGHPLVTSTHLNLYDLSLNETYNISAEDFNQANKRSKVDKHDILFSMIGTIGLVNYVLYDNINFAIKNVGLFKTSERKEVAEYILYFLKSDYLKLHIQSSLLGSTQNYVTLDFLRTIPILIPSNNIFIQFEECAGKIVNNIYLKVKENNALKTVKNLLLSKLATIEN, translated from the coding sequence ATGAAATTAAATTATAACAAACTTGGTCAGTATATTAAGGAAGTAAATGAAAGAAATAGTGATTTGGCTATTACCAAACTTATTGGCGTAAGTATGGAGAAAACATTTATTTCTTCCGTTGCTAATATTGTTGATACAGATATGTCCGTTTATAAGATTCTAAAGAAAGGACAACTTGCTTGTAAGTTGATGAGTGTAGGAAGAGATGAAAAGCTTCCTGTGGATTTATATAAAAATGATGAACCTGCCATCGTTTCGTCTGCTTATTATGTTTTTGAACCAATAGACAACAAGATTCTATTGTCAGAATATTTATTTATGTGGTTATGCCGTCCGGAGAATGATAGATACATTGGTTTTATAAGTGGTGGAGATGTCAGAGGAGGCATATCATGGGAAACATTTTGTGATATTCCTATTAAAGTTCCCCACCCTGCAAAACAAAAAGAAATTGTAAAAGAATACAACGCCATTGTAAAACGCATAGCTTTCAACAGTCAGTTTATTCAGAAATTAGAAGAAACAGCACAGGCAATTTACAAGCAATGGTTTGTTGATTTTGAATTTCCTAATGAGAGTAGAAAGCCCTACAGATCCAATAATGGTGAAATGGAATTTAATGAAAAATTAGAAAGAGAAATCCCAAAGGGGTGGAAAGTTGATGTAATTTCAAAGCTAGTAACGGTAAAAGATGGCACACATGATTCACCCGAACCTACAGAGGTTGGTCATCCCTTGGTTACTTCAACGCACTTGAATCTATACGACCTTTCTTTGAATGAAACCTATAATATTAGCGCAGAAGATTTCAATCAAGCTAATAAACGGAGCAAAGTTGATAAGCACGACATTCTTTTTAGTATGATTGGCACGATTGGTTTAGTTAATTATGTTTTATATGACAATATAAATTTTGCAATTAAAAATGTGGGGCTTTTTAAGACATCTGAGAGAAAAGAAGTCGCAGAATACATTCTTTATTTCTTAAAGAGTGACTATTTGAAGTTACACATTCAATCAAGTTTATTAGGAAGCACTCAAAACTATGTAACATTAGACTTTTTAAGGACAATTCCTATTTTGATTCCTTCCAATAATATTTTTATACAATTTGAAGAATGTGCTGGGAAGATTGTTAATAATATTTATTTAAAAGTAAAAGAAAACAATGCTCTTAAAACAGTAAAGAATTTATTGCTTTCAAAACTTGCGACTATAGAGAATTAA
- a CDS encoding RelA/SpoT domain-containing protein, translating to MNNWPIPEFTKSQVSKAGETLINPTSPLQQVMAFRILNNWRSCHGYPINTFQSTLRKKLVAIGVPKAIVAQRLKRTPSIIRKLKRFKHMQLSRMQDIGGLRAVVRNLEQLRALESNYAKSRFEHFFVSKDDYILSPKKSGYRGVHIIYKYRNKKVPVYDGLLLELQIRTDLQHAWATAVETIDTFLEFSLKASEGPRRWLKFFALVGSAFAHLEETTPVPEYGHLSKRETFLEVVQAAKGLGVRHKLSAFSIVANHILTDEKTSSYHYHLIELNPAEKTVSLRSFGRDQVELANEEYSKKEQRILKGEKLQIVLVSAGNIETLKRAYPNYFLDTKNFVQRLDEIETLVGKL from the coding sequence ATGAATAATTGGCCAATACCAGAGTTTACAAAAAGCCAAGTCAGTAAGGCCGGGGAAACATTAATTAACCCTACCTCTCCATTACAACAGGTAATGGCATTTCGAATACTCAATAATTGGCGTTCTTGTCACGGGTATCCAATTAATACTTTTCAATCTACTTTAAGGAAGAAGCTTGTTGCGATTGGAGTTCCTAAAGCTATCGTCGCGCAACGTTTAAAAAGAACACCTTCAATTATTAGAAAATTGAAAAGATTTAAGCATATGCAGCTTTCAAGAATGCAAGATATTGGAGGACTAAGAGCAGTGGTTAGGAATTTAGAGCAACTTCGTGCTTTGGAGAGTAATTATGCTAAAAGCCGATTTGAGCATTTTTTTGTAAGTAAAGATGATTATATTCTCTCCCCCAAGAAATCAGGGTATCGGGGGGTTCATATTATTTATAAATATCGTAATAAAAAAGTGCCTGTATACGATGGTTTATTGCTCGAACTTCAAATTAGAACTGATTTACAACACGCCTGGGCAACAGCGGTAGAGACAATTGATACATTTTTAGAATTTTCATTAAAAGCAAGCGAAGGACCAAGAAGATGGCTTAAGTTTTTTGCTTTAGTAGGATCAGCATTTGCGCATTTAGAAGAAACAACACCAGTTCCTGAGTATGGGCATTTATCAAAACGTGAAACATTTCTGGAGGTTGTACAGGCGGCTAAAGGGCTTGGTGTACGTCATAAATTAAGTGCTTTCTCTATTGTTGCAAATCATATTTTGACTGATGAGAAAACCAGTAGCTACCATTATCATTTAATCGAATTAAATCCTGCTGAGAAAACTGTTAGCCTTCGATCATTTGGGCGGGATCAGGTTGAGTTAGCTAATGAGGAATATTCCAAGAAAGAGCAGCGTATTTTAAAAGGTGAAAAGTTGCAAATTGTTCTTGTTTCAGCGGGAAATATTGAAACATTAAAGCGGGCCTATCCTAATTATTTCTTGGATACCAAGAATTTTGTTCAAAGGTTAGATGAAATTGAGACATTAGTTGGAAAACTATAA
- a CDS encoding DUF262 domain-containing protein yields MGTKIRKYNLKELVRFIESKHVAVPEFQRGFVWKTGQVKKLFDSLIKQYPVGSFILWETNKHIDARTLDGEKLPQRKFLILDGQQRMASIYYLCRQKKFVEPRVKDKFHETCDNRERQVIDFEKFYIDRNKKGPVLEYARESSCELDFNKFSRLVRNSYRVPVITISLNDYHHAIEVFERINQAGTRISTESIFLSETWNQHSNIGKILRTWKRQNREALTSGIDTVIFIHVFAIILQLEKRKQQTVEIGITTLKKIAEEVHQHTSNTYNKIFKDVVDSVARAVTHLKEEYEIVSLSDLPSQTMITILAVFSYYRKRAPTKKQATELRKWFWRSSLSNRYIGSGYSQHIGMDAKKMRDLAEHNRDLKISPADIKIFAKVKGVDIRAGRSTYRNIIKQALWQQTPIFINGKKISRDDVESGQHKPEDDHFFPYDLYRKGISGQEINNILNIHFLNGDENSRKKNRLPSEWLQEQIDDIGANASIVEKYFSSQLLPFRNLKDLRRYERAFKEKGMRAKQSKFARSYQSFLWRRFKLFEKTLNRLQNGRLK; encoded by the coding sequence TTGGGAACGAAAATAAGAAAATATAATCTCAAGGAACTCGTTCGTTTTATCGAGTCGAAGCATGTTGCTGTCCCAGAGTTTCAGCGCGGGTTTGTCTGGAAAACGGGACAGGTTAAGAAGCTTTTCGATAGTCTCATAAAACAATATCCTGTGGGTAGTTTTATTCTTTGGGAAACAAACAAGCATATCGATGCCCGAACTTTGGATGGTGAAAAATTGCCTCAAAGAAAGTTCTTGATATTAGATGGGCAACAGAGAATGGCAAGTATATATTACCTTTGTCGCCAAAAGAAATTTGTTGAGCCTCGTGTGAAAGATAAGTTTCATGAAACCTGCGATAATCGCGAACGTCAAGTTATTGACTTCGAGAAGTTTTATATCGACAGAAACAAAAAGGGACCGGTTCTGGAATATGCTCGGGAAAGTTCGTGTGAATTGGATTTTAATAAATTCTCTCGTCTCGTTCGAAATAGCTATCGGGTGCCTGTAATAACTATTTCATTGAACGACTATCACCACGCGATAGAAGTATTTGAGCGTATCAATCAGGCGGGCACTCGTATTTCAACGGAATCAATATTCTTATCAGAGACTTGGAATCAGCATTCCAATATTGGTAAAATTTTGAGAACATGGAAAAGGCAAAACAGAGAAGCTCTTACCAGCGGAATAGACACTGTTATCTTTATACATGTTTTCGCGATAATTTTACAGTTAGAGAAACGGAAGCAACAAACAGTCGAGATAGGAATTACTACGCTAAAAAAGATAGCCGAAGAAGTTCATCAGCATACAAGTAACACATATAACAAGATTTTTAAAGATGTCGTAGATTCAGTGGCCCGCGCAGTTACTCATTTAAAAGAAGAATATGAGATCGTTTCCCTTAGCGATTTGCCTTCGCAGACAATGATTACGATTTTAGCGGTATTTTCTTACTATCGAAAAAGAGCACCTACTAAGAAGCAGGCAACTGAGTTGAGAAAATGGTTCTGGCGATCGTCACTTTCTAATCGGTATATCGGTTCTGGCTACTCGCAACATATTGGCATGGATGCTAAGAAGATGCGTGATTTGGCTGAGCATAATCGCGACTTGAAAATCTCCCCAGCGGATATAAAAATATTTGCGAAAGTTAAAGGTGTTGATATACGTGCTGGTCGTTCGACTTACCGTAATATTATTAAACAGGCTCTTTGGCAACAAACCCCAATTTTTATAAATGGAAAAAAGATAAGTCGGGATGATGTTGAATCCGGCCAGCATAAACCAGAAGATGACCATTTTTTCCCTTATGATTTATATCGAAAAGGTATCTCTGGACAAGAAATCAATAATATATTGAATATTCATTTTTTGAATGGAGACGAGAATAGCAGAAAAAAGAATCGTTTACCATCGGAGTGGTTACAAGAACAGATTGACGATATTGGAGCAAATGCTAGCATAGTCGAAAAATATTTTTCCAGTCAGCTGCTGCCATTTAGAAATTTGAAAGATCTTCGCAGATATGAGCGTGCCTTTAAAGAAAAAGGGATGCGGGCGAAACAGAGTAAGTTTGCGCGTAGTTATCAGAGTTTTTTATGGCGTAGATTTAAGCTGTTTGAAAAAACGCTTAATCGCCTACAAAATGGCCGATTGAAATAG
- a CDS encoding SUF system NifU family Fe-S cluster assembly protein — MRDELYQQTIIEHNRHPRNFRKIAGATHAAEGYNPLCGDHLWVYMNVADGIIKDAAFEGSGCAISKASSSMMTEALKGKTIAQAKALFDEFHRLVIGELKPDGKTDHLDKLAVFSGIWQYPSRVKCASLSWHTMNGSLDKVKTISTE, encoded by the coding sequence ATGCGTGACGAACTCTACCAACAGACAATCATTGAACACAACCGTCACCCGCGCAATTTCCGCAAGATCGCGGGCGCGACCCACGCGGCCGAGGGCTACAATCCTTTGTGCGGGGACCATTTGTGGGTCTATATGAACGTTGCTGACGGCATCATCAAGGACGCGGCGTTCGAGGGCTCCGGGTGCGCCATTTCCAAGGCCTCATCATCCATGATGACAGAGGCCTTAAAAGGCAAGACCATTGCCCAAGCCAAGGCCTTGTTTGACGAATTCCATCGCTTAGTCATCGGTGAATTGAAGCCCGACGGCAAGACCGATCATCTGGACAAACTTGCTGTTTTTTCCGGCATCTGGCAATACCCCTCGCGCGTCAAATGCGCGTCGCTGTCCTGGCACACCATGAATGGCTCGCTGGACAAGGTTAAAACCATTTCAACCGAGTGA
- a CDS encoding class I SAM-dependent DNA methyltransferase: protein MTEKQRKKNIKSIEETLWDSANKLRGSVEPSEYKHVVLGLIFLKFASDKFEERKQELIAEGKKKYLDMVEFYTSKNVFYLAEISRWSYLIGNAKQDDIAIKIDTALFTVEKNNPALKGALPDNYYSRMNLDGSKLAALLDTINNINTLKDKQQDIVGRVYEYFLSKFAIAEGKGKGEFYTPKSIVNLIAEMIEPYKGKIYDPCCGSGGMFVQSMKFIESHHGNKKDISIYGQEAITTTYKLAKMNLAIRGISANLGDVAENTFFRDQHKDLKADYIMANPPFNQSQWRADNELTNDPRWAGYDVPPTSNANYAWILNMVSKLSENGAAGFVLANGALSADGTEKAIRRKLIENNLVEAIMVLPKGMFYTTPISVTLWFMNRNKKARTIELNGEIKKYRNREREILFFDLRKVGEPFEKKFVQFSETAIKQITDTFHNWQQAGFEKTYQNTPEFCRSVSFEEIEKKDFSLVPSKYIEFVNRDENIDFDDKMQSLQTEFANLLKIEEESKKDLLIVFKELGYEIKL from the coding sequence ATGACTGAAAAACAAAGAAAGAAGAACATTAAAAGTATTGAAGAAACCTTGTGGGATTCGGCAAATAAGCTCCGTGGTTCGGTTGAGCCATCAGAATACAAGCATGTGGTGCTGGGACTGATATTCCTGAAGTTTGCCAGCGACAAGTTTGAGGAACGCAAGCAGGAATTGATTGCCGAGGGCAAAAAGAAGTATTTAGACATGGTGGAGTTTTACACCAGCAAGAATGTGTTCTATCTAGCTGAAATCTCACGCTGGAGTTATTTGATCGGAAATGCCAAGCAAGACGACATTGCCATAAAGATTGATACAGCCCTTTTTACCGTTGAGAAGAACAACCCTGCTCTCAAAGGCGCTTTGCCTGACAATTATTATTCACGAATGAATCTGGATGGAAGCAAGCTGGCGGCTTTGCTCGACACCATCAACAATATTAACACCCTTAAAGACAAGCAGCAGGACATTGTAGGCAGGGTGTATGAATACTTCTTGAGTAAGTTCGCCATTGCAGAAGGAAAAGGCAAAGGAGAATTCTACACTCCCAAGAGTATTGTAAACCTGATTGCAGAGATGATTGAGCCTTACAAAGGGAAGATTTATGACCCTTGTTGCGGTTCGGGCGGCATGTTTGTGCAGAGCATGAAGTTTATTGAAAGCCATCACGGAAATAAAAAAGACATTTCCATCTACGGGCAGGAAGCAATTACCACTACTTACAAGTTGGCAAAAATGAATTTAGCCATTCGGGGCATCAGTGCCAACCTAGGCGATGTGGCAGAGAATACTTTCTTTCGTGATCAGCACAAAGATCTGAAAGCCGATTACATCATGGCTAACCCACCTTTCAATCAAAGCCAGTGGCGGGCAGACAACGAACTTACTAACGATCCGCGATGGGCTGGCTACGATGTTCCGCCAACAAGCAATGCTAACTATGCGTGGATTCTAAACATGGTGAGTAAACTATCTGAAAACGGTGCGGCTGGTTTTGTTTTGGCGAATGGTGCATTGAGTGCCGACGGAACGGAGAAAGCTATTCGCAGAAAATTGATCGAGAATAATTTGGTGGAAGCAATCATGGTTTTACCTAAAGGCATGTTTTATACAACACCAATTAGCGTTACACTTTGGTTTATGAATAGAAATAAAAAAGCAAGAACTATTGAACTAAATGGTGAAATTAAGAAATATCGCAACCGAGAGAGAGAAATCTTATTTTTTGATTTAAGAAAGGTGGGGGAACCTTTTGAAAAGAAATTCGTGCAGTTTTCAGAAACCGCTATTAAGCAAATAACCGATACCTTTCATAATTGGCAACAGGCTGGTTTTGAGAAAACATATCAGAATACGCCAGAGTTTTGCCGCAGCGTATCATTTGAGGAAATAGAGAAGAAAGATTTCTCACTGGTACCAAGCAAGTATATTGAGTTTGTAAATCGTGATGAGAATATTGACTTTGACGATAAGATGCAGAGTTTACAAACGGAATTTGCCAACCTGCTGAAAATCGAAGAAGAGTCGAAGAAAGATCTATTAATCGTTTTTAAAGAATTGGGCTATGAAATTAAATTATAA
- a CDS encoding type I restriction endonuclease subunit R has protein sequence MFNEESLEKAVIELFAGQQIPHCKGETIHKEMSDVLLRDDLKKFLLNQYAAEDITQQEIESIIRSLDFFPSSALYESNKAIIKLLADGFTIKRADRSKKDLRIHLIDFVTDNNIYKFVNQLEILGYEKRIPDGIVYINGLPLVVIEFKSAVKENTTVKDAYTQLTVRYRRDIPELFKYNAFCVISDGVNNKIGSLFAQYDFFYAWRKVNPEDEAVDGINSLYSMVQGLFNKQRLKDVIRNFIYFPDTAKDDIKIVCRYPQYYAANKLFDSVKLNMRPHGSGKGGTYFGATGCGKSFTMLYLTRLLMKSPHFASPTIVLITDRTDLDDQLSTQFTNAKSFIGDENVISVETRAELKTLLQNRKSGGVFLTTIHKFTESTELLTDRSNVICISDEAHRSQINLDQRIEVTDQGVAKKFGFAKYLHDSLPQATYVGFTGTPIDATLDVFGEVVDAYTMKESVNDEITVRIVYEGRAAKVLLNEQKLKEIEEYYKKCSEEGANEYQVEESKRVVTQMEVILGDPKRLKLVAADFVEHYEKRIEEGSTIRGKAMFVASSRPIAYDLYKEIIALRPEWAEAKECEEGVELTAEEKRELKPIEKIKMVMTRHRDDPKELYDMLGTKESRKELDRQFKITKSNFKIAIVVDMWITGFDVPFLDTMYIDKPIQQHSLIQTISRVNRVYEGKEAGLVVDYIGIKTNMNIALAKYTKVGSDDFEDVGKAVVIVKDQLDLLAKLFHKFDLQPFFNGTAMQQLSCLNNAAEFVQLTDEMEKRFIGLTKKLRSAYSLCCSSEGLSAKERDHIHFYFAVKAIIHKLTKGDAPDTAQMNDKVREMIKEALISDGVEEIFKLDKNDPKNSTDIFSDEYMAKIEKITLPNTKIKLLQKLLIQAIEEFKKVNRIKGVDFTKKMKKLVDLYNERKDFQAMQSDVLDDVAEQFAKLYRDLQKERNSFMDLGIDFEEKAFYDILKAIALKYKFEYPEDKLIVLSQAVKKIVDDKAKYTDWSHRDDIKAELKMDLILVLAEHGYPPVPKDEVFKEIFEQAENFKKYSEL, from the coding sequence ATGTTCAACGAGGAATCATTAGAAAAAGCCGTCATTGAGCTATTTGCAGGGCAACAAATCCCGCACTGCAAAGGTGAGACCATTCATAAAGAAATGAGTGATGTCTTGCTTCGCGATGATTTGAAGAAGTTTTTGCTCAATCAATACGCTGCTGAAGATATTACTCAGCAGGAAATTGAAAGCATCATCCGTAGTTTAGACTTTTTTCCAAGTTCAGCTTTATACGAAAGTAATAAAGCCATCATAAAATTATTGGCAGATGGCTTTACAATAAAGAGGGCAGACCGTAGTAAGAAGGATCTCCGCATTCATCTGATAGACTTTGTAACAGACAATAACATTTATAAGTTCGTGAACCAATTGGAAATATTAGGTTACGAAAAACGTATCCCTGACGGCATTGTTTATATCAATGGCTTGCCATTAGTAGTAATCGAATTTAAAAGCGCAGTAAAAGAAAATACCACCGTCAAAGATGCCTACACTCAGTTAACGGTTCGCTACCGTAGGGATATTCCAGAGTTGTTTAAATACAATGCTTTTTGTGTAATAAGCGATGGCGTGAATAACAAAATAGGCTCTCTTTTTGCTCAATATGATTTCTTTTACGCATGGCGGAAAGTAAATCCTGAAGATGAAGCGGTAGATGGCATCAATTCGCTTTATAGCATGGTGCAGGGCTTGTTTAACAAACAGCGCCTAAAAGATGTAATTCGTAACTTCATTTATTTCCCTGACACAGCTAAAGACGATATAAAGATTGTATGCCGCTATCCGCAATACTACGCCGCTAACAAATTGTTTGATAGCGTTAAGTTGAATATGCGACCACACGGAAGCGGAAAGGGCGGAACTTATTTCGGGGCAACTGGCTGCGGCAAAAGTTTCACCATGCTATATCTCACGCGGTTGCTCATGAAAAGCCCACACTTTGCAAGCCCGACCATTGTATTGATCACCGATCGAACTGATTTAGACGACCAGCTATCAACACAATTTACCAATGCCAAAAGTTTTATTGGCGATGAAAATGTCATCAGCGTAGAAACCCGTGCCGAACTTAAAACACTGTTACAGAACAGAAAAAGTGGCGGTGTTTTTCTTACCACCATTCACAAGTTTACAGAAAGCACTGAGTTGCTCACCGATAGATCAAATGTGATTTGTATTTCAGACGAAGCGCACCGTTCACAGATCAACCTTGACCAAAGAATAGAAGTTACCGATCAAGGGGTAGCTAAGAAATTCGGCTTTGCCAAGTACCTGCACGATTCTTTACCACAGGCTACTTACGTGGGCTTCACCGGTACGCCTATTGATGCAACGCTCGATGTGTTTGGTGAGGTAGTAGATGCCTACACCATGAAGGAATCAGTGAACGATGAAATTACCGTTAGAATCGTTTATGAAGGCAGAGCCGCTAAAGTATTACTCAATGAGCAGAAACTGAAAGAGATTGAAGAATATTACAAGAAGTGTTCGGAAGAAGGCGCGAATGAATATCAGGTGGAAGAAAGTAAAAGAGTCGTTACGCAAATGGAAGTTATTTTGGGCGACCCAAAGCGATTGAAATTAGTAGCCGCAGACTTTGTGGAACATTACGAAAAGCGCATTGAAGAAGGATCTACCATAAGAGGCAAAGCAATGTTTGTAGCCAGTAGCCGCCCCATTGCTTACGATTTGTATAAAGAAATCATTGCCTTACGACCAGAGTGGGCTGAAGCAAAAGAATGCGAGGAAGGCGTAGAATTGACTGCAGAAGAAAAGAGAGAGCTAAAGCCCATTGAGAAAATCAAAATGGTCATGACTCGGCATAGAGATGATCCAAAAGAGCTGTATGACATGCTTGGAACAAAAGAAAGCAGAAAAGAGCTAGACCGGCAATTTAAGATTACAAAATCGAATTTCAAAATTGCAATAGTCGTTGATATGTGGATAACCGGCTTTGATGTTCCATTTTTAGATACTATGTATATCGATAAGCCCATTCAGCAACATTCATTGATACAAACAATCTCCCGAGTGAATCGTGTGTACGAAGGCAAAGAAGCGGGATTGGTGGTGGACTACATTGGAATTAAAACCAATATGAATATTGCTTTGGCGAAATATACAAAAGTTGGTAGTGATGATTTTGAAGATGTAGGCAAAGCGGTTGTAATTGTAAAAGATCAGCTGGACTTGCTTGCAAAGCTCTTTCACAAGTTTGATCTACAACCTTTCTTTAACGGGACAGCAATGCAGCAGCTAAGTTGCCTTAATAACGCAGCAGAGTTTGTCCAGTTGACAGATGAAATGGAAAAGCGTTTTATTGGATTAACCAAGAAGTTACGATCTGCGTATAGCCTTTGCTGCAGCAGCGAAGGGCTTAGCGCTAAAGAAAGAGACCACATCCATTTTTATTTTGCCGTTAAAGCCATTATCCACAAATTAACAAAAGGCGATGCGCCCGATACGGCACAGATGAATGACAAAGTGAGGGAAATGATTAAAGAGGCCTTGATCAGCGATGGCGTAGAAGAGATTTTCAAGCTAGATAAGAACGACCCAAAGAACAGTACAGATATTTTCAGCGATGAATACATGGCAAAGATAGAGAAAATTACATTGCCGAATACTAAAATCAAGTTGCTTCAGAAATTGCTGATTCAAGCAATTGAGGAATTTAAGAAGGTAAACAGAATTAAAGGTGTTGATTTTACCAAGAAGATGAAAAAGCTGGTTGATCTGTATAATGAAAGAAAAGATTTTCAGGCAATGCAAAGCGATGTGTTGGACGATGTAGCCGAACAGTTTGCGAAGCTGTATAGAGATTTGCAGAAGGAGCGCAACTCATTCATGGATTTAGGAATTGATTTTGAAGAAAAGGCATTTTATGACATTCTGAAAGCCATTGCACTGAAATACAAGTTTGAATATCCCGAAGATAAATTGATTGTACTTTCACAAGCAGTTAAAAAGATTGTGGACGATAAAGCGAAATATACTGATTGGTCTCATCGTGATGACATCAAAGCAGAATTAAAGATGGATTTGATTTTAGTTCTCGCTGAACATGGTTACCCCCCAGTACCCAAAGATGAAGTTTTTAAAGAAATATTTGAACAGGCCGAGAATTTCAAGAAATATAGTGAATTATAA